A window of Borrelia sp. A-FGy1 contains these coding sequences:
- the panF gene encoding sodium/pantothenate symporter, producing MIRGFFLLFIFLTLYCVFNIYSKRKKEGILFIRSYFLANQGINFFVMALVIASSYISASSFISGPSAVYKYGMPFIFLAVIQIPTSMIAFIIVGERLNAESKKINAINIIDYIRHRYFSNSLALFSSFVIIFFSLFLISAQLMGGAKLLEGVFKVDYHDSLIFFSLFIFLYVCIGGFKILSYMDLIQGILMIVASVFLFLRLVDLGGGIDNIFKKAILNLDSNLLLPSNSDLNIGYIISFWILIGVGMLGFPQFVNNFIAFKDKRVIRLALPIATFVIGFLVIVMHLVGFFSLVIFPNFEPNDKVIVYIALEALSPGVFLLFFIGLLSSIMSTIDSSFLLMISIWIKVILELKKDIGDKVGINVITMISNICFILIIILFSLNPPDFLLFINIFAIGALEVAFFSIIIFGLYFKYVSKISAFVSQFFGLLSYLTIIFYEIDIYSCHPVVPSIFISVFSFLIVNFTCRQCSKI from the coding sequence ATGATTAGAGGTTTTTTTTTACTTTTTATCTTTTTAACTCTATATTGTGTTTTTAATATTTATTCTAAGAGAAAAAAAGAAGGAATTTTATTTATTCGTAGTTATTTTCTTGCAAATCAAGGAATAAATTTTTTTGTAATGGCGCTAGTTATTGCTTCTAGTTATATTAGCGCTAGTAGTTTTATTTCAGGACCTTCAGCTGTTTATAAGTATGGAATGCCTTTTATCTTTTTAGCAGTTATTCAAATTCCTACTAGTATGATTGCATTTATTATTGTTGGGGAGAGGTTGAATGCAGAATCTAAAAAAATTAATGCAATAAATATTATTGACTATATTAGGCATAGATACTTTAGTAATTCTTTGGCACTTTTTAGTAGTTTTGTAATAATTTTTTTTTCTTTATTCTTAATTTCAGCTCAACTTATGGGAGGAGCTAAACTTTTAGAGGGGGTTTTTAAAGTTGATTATCATGATTCTCTTATTTTTTTCTCTTTGTTTATTTTTTTATATGTTTGTATAGGAGGATTTAAGATATTGTCTTATATGGATTTAATTCAAGGAATTTTAATGATTGTAGCTTCTGTCTTTCTGTTTTTGAGATTAGTTGATTTGGGAGGAGGAATTGATAATATCTTTAAGAAGGCAATTTTGAATCTTGATAGTAATTTACTCTTACCATCAAATTCAGATTTAAATATTGGATATATAATTTCTTTTTGGATATTGATAGGAGTTGGAATGTTAGGGTTTCCACAATTTGTTAATAACTTTATAGCATTCAAAGATAAGAGAGTTATTAGATTAGCTCTTCCTATTGCTACTTTTGTAATAGGATTTTTGGTTATTGTCATGCATTTAGTAGGTTTTTTTTCTCTTGTTATTTTTCCTAATTTTGAACCAAATGATAAAGTTATTGTGTACATAGCCTTGGAAGCATTAAGTCCTGGCGTTTTTCTTTTATTTTTTATAGGACTTTTATCGTCAATAATGTCTACAATAGATTCAAGCTTTCTTTTAATGATATCAATTTGGATAAAGGTAATATTGGAGTTAAAGAAAGATATAGGAGATAAGGTTGGAATTAATGTAATTACTATGATTTCTAATATTTGTTTTATCTTAATAATAATTTTATTTTCTTTAAATCCACCTGATTTTTTGCTTTTTATAAATATTTTTGCGATCGGAGCTTTGGAAGTTGCATTTTTTTCTATTATTATTTTTGGACTCTATTTTAAATATGTAAGCAAAATATCAGCTTTTGTTTCTCAGTTTTTTGGGCTTTTAAGTTATTTAACTATAATTTTTTATGAAATTGATATTTATTCTTGTCATCCTGTTGTTCCTTCTATTTTTATTTCTGTTTTTTCATTTTTGATAGTGAATTTTACATGTAGACAATGTAGTAAAATTTAA
- a CDS encoding RluA family pseudouridine synthase: protein MISLNANKYSIINVLKNDDGKRLDSVLIKFLRFPKSKIMKHIRNGDIFLNKTKVPFYYRVSQGDEIYLYKSLMNVNFNFKISKIKENEIARDVRGMIVYEDEDLLVINKQRGILVHGDNSLDSLVNSYLLNKNLKSLSFKPSAVHRLDRNTSGLVIFAKNIDSARILSRAFSSGIVTKKYIALLEGEIKNPVTYINFLYRDKISRKTFILEDTNKFNSITYVKPILISEFYTLAEISIETGFTHQIRAQCAFNKHALVNDKKYHSKFKKSNYFLHSFLVKFRESLFLRNEFFVEPSLDFLKQISNIFGEYDLKEFI, encoded by the coding sequence ATGATATCTTTAAATGCTAACAAGTATAGTATTATTAATGTACTTAAGAATGATGATGGGAAGAGATTAGATTCAGTATTAATAAAGTTTTTAAGGTTTCCTAAATCTAAAATAATGAAACACATTAGGAATGGAGATATTTTTTTAAATAAAACAAAGGTTCCTTTTTATTATAGAGTTTCTCAAGGTGATGAAATTTATTTATATAAGTCTTTGATGAATGTAAATTTTAACTTTAAAATAAGCAAGATAAAGGAGAATGAAATAGCAAGAGATGTTAGGGGAATGATAGTTTATGAGGATGAAGATTTACTTGTAATTAATAAACAGAGAGGAATTTTAGTTCATGGGGATAATTCACTTGATTCTTTAGTTAATTCTTATCTTTTAAATAAAAATCTTAAGTCTCTTAGTTTTAAGCCTTCAGCTGTGCATAGACTTGATAGAAATACTTCTGGACTTGTTATTTTTGCAAAAAATATAGATTCTGCAAGGATTTTAAGTAGGGCGTTTAGTAGTGGTATTGTTACTAAAAAGTATATAGCTTTACTAGAAGGTGAGATTAAAAACCCTGTGACTTATATAAATTTTTTGTATAGAGATAAAATTTCAAGAAAAACTTTTATACTTGAGGATACAAATAAATTTAATTCCATAACTTATGTTAAGCCAATATTAATTTCTGAATTTTATACTCTTGCTGAGATTTCAATAGAAACAGGGTTTACACATCAGATAAGGGCACAATGTGCTTTTAATAAACATGCTTTAGTTAACGATAAGAAATATCATTCTAAGTTTAAAAAATCTAATTACTTTTTACATTCTTTTTTGGTAAAATTTAGAGAGTCGTTATTTTTAAGAAATGAATTTTTTGTTGAACCTAGTTTAGATTTTTTAAAACAGATAAGTAATATTTTTGGTGAATATGATCTTAAAGAATTTATTTAG
- the murC gene encoding UDP-N-acetylmuramate--L-alanine ligase encodes MNLDFSNLNRFFFVGIKGSGLCSLACFLKFKGYLVEGVDVPFEFYTDNLLDRNHITYYENIYDFSLKEHDKSYDILIYSPAYDKDKLLVLQEAYELKIPVLSYPEFLGGISKKYYSIGVAGSHGKTTTATFLSILFYKLGLGPNSILGGSVKDFGGKSSLVGSSNIFIAETCEYRNHFLHFYPDIIVLTNIDYEHVDFFANYKAVESVFLKYINNLKHNGILIINSDESNLVKLKDSIIRKDIKIFSFSINSLSDFKVENLEVIDDFLRFDFLGISDIRLRTPLFHNVYNFVSALLALKLTLEKEGKLITNFDDKIKIIAREYKGIKRRIEFIREKDGVIYLDDYAHHPKEIENTLLGIKSFYKGRRVILDFMPHTYTRTKILFSDFVKALSSVDILILHNISLSVRENFDPDELSNKLFLALKDLNSNVYFFKEIFDSVDFIKNLLKKNDLFITMGAGNNFILHDFL; translated from the coding sequence ATGAATCTTGATTTTTCTAATTTAAATAGATTTTTTTTTGTAGGGATTAAAGGTTCTGGTCTTTGTTCTCTTGCTTGTTTTTTGAAATTTAAAGGATATTTGGTAGAAGGAGTTGATGTTCCTTTTGAATTTTATACTGATAATCTTCTTGATAGAAATCATATAACTTATTATGAGAATATTTATGATTTTTCATTAAAGGAACATGATAAGTCATATGATATTTTGATATATTCACCGGCATATGATAAAGATAAACTGCTTGTTTTACAAGAGGCTTATGAGCTTAAAATTCCTGTGCTATCTTATCCTGAATTTCTTGGTGGAATATCAAAAAAATATTATAGCATTGGGGTTGCAGGGTCTCATGGAAAGACAACTACAGCGACATTTTTAAGCATATTGTTTTATAAATTGGGTCTTGGTCCTAATTCGATACTTGGAGGAAGTGTCAAGGATTTTGGAGGTAAATCTAGTCTTGTTGGAAGTAGTAACATATTTATTGCAGAGACCTGTGAATATAGAAATCATTTTTTGCATTTTTATCCTGATATTATTGTTTTAACTAATATTGATTACGAACATGTTGATTTTTTTGCAAATTATAAAGCAGTTGAATCTGTTTTCTTAAAATATATTAATAATTTAAAGCATAATGGAATATTAATCATAAATTCTGATGAATCTAATTTGGTTAAACTTAAAGATAGTATTATAAGAAAAGATATTAAAATTTTTAGTTTTAGTATTAATTCTTTGTCTGATTTTAAAGTTGAAAATCTTGAAGTAATAGATGATTTTCTAAGATTTGATTTTTTAGGAATTTCTGATATTAGATTAAGAACTCCTTTGTTTCATAATGTTTATAATTTTGTATCTGCTCTTTTGGCTTTAAAATTAACTTTAGAAAAAGAAGGGAAGTTGATTACTAACTTTGACGATAAAATAAAGATAATAGCTAGAGAATATAAGGGAATAAAAAGAAGAATAGAATTTATTAGAGAAAAAGATGGAGTGATATATCTTGATGATTATGCGCATCATCCAAAGGAGATTGAAAATACACTTTTAGGAATTAAGAGTTTTTACAAAGGTAGGCGTGTTATTTTAGATTTTATGCCTCATACATATACGAGAACAAAAATTCTTTTTAGTGATTTTGTTAAAGCTTTAAGTAGTGTTGATATATTAATTTTACATAATATATCTCTCTCTGTTAGAGAAAATTTTGATCCCGATGAGCTTTCTAATAAGTTATTTTTGGCTCTTAAAGATTTAAATTCGAATGTTTATTTTTTTAAAGAAATATTTGATTCTGTTGATTTTATAAAGAATTTATTAAAAAAGAATGATTTGTTTATTACAATGGGGGCTGGAAATAATTTTATTTTACATGATTTTTTATAA
- a CDS encoding YicC/YloC family endoribonuclease, whose product MKSMTGFFHLEKIIENYMFSVNLKSYNGKFLEFKFRLPEVLYAYEYEIRNLIARYISRGNVFLTVGYKEIVPSIDFTLNPNYIEAMIRLRDSLLHSNLKIKDEVSLGDFLSLKGALIFDEGVENQGMIYSYFKIVLEEVLLHYDKSRIFEGEHTKKDIISTLALIQDDLNFLKRSQNNINDRLFLTLKENLLKLIDDFSDVNIAEEAAKMSIRLDINEEIVRLYSHIDNFYKNLESKICGKVLEFISQEMHREITTMSNKSIDLDIRNLVLNMKLNLEKIREQVRNIE is encoded by the coding sequence ATGAAAAGCATGACTGGATTTTTTCATTTGGAAAAAATTATTGAAAATTATATGTTTAGTGTTAATTTAAAATCTTATAATGGTAAATTTTTAGAGTTTAAGTTTAGATTACCTGAAGTTTTATATGCGTATGAATATGAAATAAGGAATCTTATTGCAAGATATATTAGTAGAGGCAATGTTTTTTTGACTGTGGGATATAAAGAAATAGTTCCAAGTATTGATTTTACTTTAAATCCTAACTATATTGAGGCTATGATTCGTCTTAGAGATAGTTTGCTTCATAGTAATTTAAAGATTAAGGATGAAGTGAGCCTTGGTGATTTTTTATCTTTAAAAGGGGCTTTAATTTTTGATGAGGGCGTTGAAAATCAAGGAATGATTTATAGTTATTTTAAGATTGTATTGGAAGAAGTTTTGCTTCATTATGATAAGAGTAGAATTTTTGAAGGAGAACATACAAAAAAAGATATCATTTCAACTCTTGCTTTAATACAGGATGATTTAAACTTTTTAAAAAGATCTCAGAACAACATAAATGATAGACTTTTTTTAACTCTAAAGGAAAATTTATTAAAATTAATAGATGATTTTAGTGATGTCAATATTGCAGAGGAAGCTGCTAAAATGTCAATTCGACTAGATATTAATGAGGAGATAGTTAGGCTATATTCACATATAGATAACTTTTATAAAAACCTTGAAAGTAAGATATGTGGAAAAGTTTTGGAATTTATTTCTCAGGAAATGCACAGAGAAATTACAACAATGAGTAATAAATCAATTGATCTTGATATTAGAAATTTAGTTTTGAATATGAAGCTAAATTTGGAAAAAATAAGAGAGCAGGTAAGGAATATTGAATGA
- the cmk gene encoding (d)CMP kinase: MRIAVSSKSGCGNTTISKMLAKYYSLKLINYTFHDIAREKQIPFDLFYKNEIIGRNDYYWDKYLDNKLLEFSREDDTVLASRLAIWLSKNADLKIYLYAKLEVRAERIISREGGMYSSILNNTFNRDSNDSKRYLSAYNIDVDNYMDVADLIIDTTDRTANRVFELIKDEIEKRNLIIK, translated from the coding sequence ATGAGAATAGCTGTTTCTAGTAAGAGCGGTTGTGGAAATACAACTATTAGTAAAATGTTAGCAAAATATTATAGTTTAAAACTTATTAATTATACTTTTCATGATATAGCTAGAGAAAAACAAATACCTTTTGATTTATTTTATAAAAATGAAATTATTGGTAGAAATGATTATTATTGGGATAAATATCTTGATAATAAGTTATTGGAATTTTCTAGAGAGGATGATACAGTTCTCGCTTCTCGTCTTGCAATTTGGCTTTCAAAAAATGCAGATTTAAAAATATATCTTTATGCTAAACTAGAAGTTAGAGCAGAGAGAATTATCAGTAGAGAAGGTGGGATGTATTCTAGTATTCTAAACAATACTTTTAATAGGGATTCTAATGATTCAAAGAGATATTTGTCTGCTTATAATATAGATGTTGACAACTATATGGATGTAGCTGATTTAATAATTGATACAACGGATAGGACAGCAAATAGAGTTTTTGAATTGATAAAAGATGAAATAGAGAAGAGGAATTTAATTATAAAATAA
- a CDS encoding DNA-directed RNA polymerase subunit omega — MMKIPLKKIQDFNGNYYELVTAVIKRTEQIIAEISLADHAISDEKVVGQAFNDILAGKFIYSIEER; from the coding sequence GTGATGAAGATACCTTTGAAAAAAATACAAGATTTTAATGGTAATTATTACGAGCTTGTTACAGCGGTCATAAAGCGAACAGAGCAAATTATTGCTGAAATTTCTTTAGCAGACCATGCTATTTCTGATGAAAAAGTAGTGGGGCAAGCTTTTAATGATATTTTAGCCGGTAAATTTATATATTCAATTGAAGAGAGATAA
- the miaA gene encoding tRNA (adenosine(37)-N6)-dimethylallyltransferase MiaA, with protein sequence MKRDKIVFIFGPTAVGKSDILFNFPQNIAEVINVDSIQVYKEFDIASCKPSMQLRSHIKHHLVDFLEPTKEYTLGIFYKNALKIINDLKDQFKLPIFVGGSAFYFKHLQYGLPSIPAISDEVRLYVDNLLKINGKDYLLNKLKSVDLKRYEKISKNDIYRIKRSLEVYYQTGIPISQFLGKGKGLENVLLIGLNRSFEEIKSRIIDRVKNMIKCGLLEEIKGLLEKGYNETTPAFKGIGYREFLLWKSRPYYILDDIIDLINSNSFLYVKRQMTFFSKIPNVLWFHPEDDLENILNLIFD encoded by the coding sequence TTGAAGAGAGATAAGATTGTTTTTATATTTGGACCTACGGCTGTAGGTAAAAGTGATATTTTATTTAATTTTCCTCAAAATATAGCTGAAGTGATTAATGTTGACTCTATTCAAGTTTATAAGGAGTTTGACATTGCTTCTTGTAAACCTAGCATGCAATTAAGAAGCCATATAAAACATCATTTAGTAGATTTTTTAGAGCCGACTAAGGAGTATACTCTTGGGATCTTTTATAAAAATGCATTAAAAATAATAAATGATTTAAAGGATCAATTTAAACTTCCTATATTTGTAGGTGGATCTGCATTTTATTTTAAACATTTACAATATGGTTTACCTAGTATTCCAGCCATTTCTGATGAAGTAAGACTTTATGTAGATAATCTTTTAAAGATTAATGGGAAAGATTATTTGCTAAATAAACTTAAAAGTGTAGACCTTAAAAGGTATGAGAAAATAAGTAAAAATGATATTTATAGGATTAAAAGATCTCTTGAGGTTTACTATCAAACAGGTATTCCAATTAGTCAATTTTTGGGAAAAGGAAAAGGGCTTGAAAATGTTTTGCTTATTGGATTAAATAGATCTTTTGAGGAGATTAAGTCTAGGATAATAGATAGAGTTAAAAATATGATTAAGTGTGGGTTACTTGAGGAAATTAAAGGTTTATTGGAAAAGGGATATAATGAGACAACTCCTGCTTTTAAGGGTATAGGTTATCGTGAGTTTTTATTATGGAAAAGTAGACCTTATTACATATTAGATGATATAATAGATTTGATAAATAGTAATTCATTTTTATATGTAAAAAGACAAATGACTTTTTTTAGTAAGATTCCTAATGTTTTATGGTTCCATCCTGAAGATGATTTAGAGAACATTTTGAATTTAATTTTTGATTAA
- a CDS encoding phosphodiester glycosidase family protein: MNKLFLYLTLSNILLIFLSASGFISSKEDIFKYKIIQGSFKESNYIIAKIKNKNLKFIISKPIFDKKINNYYFEGQTTSQFLISNEVDLAINTSPYEIKNNMFYPRGLYIYEKKIISNVRKSYGAIIIKNNQIILNPEINEIKTSDYGFSGFFPLIQNGKYTKNFKENKHPRTIIGTDQGNTHLYLITIEGRGINKSKGISLNDAIELSLKYGIINSINLDGGGSSTLVVKLNNIPHKLNATSNLFGQERIIPFHLGIKLPN, from the coding sequence ATGAATAAACTATTTTTATATTTAACACTATCAAATATATTACTTATATTTTTATCTGCATCAGGATTTATCAGCTCAAAGGAAGATATATTTAAATATAAAATAATTCAAGGATCATTTAAAGAAAGTAATTATATCATTGCAAAGATTAAAAATAAAAATCTGAAATTCATAATTTCAAAGCCTATTTTCGATAAAAAAATAAACAATTATTACTTTGAAGGACAAACAACAAGTCAATTTTTAATCTCAAATGAAGTAGACTTAGCTATCAATACTAGCCCATATGAGATAAAAAACAACATGTTCTATCCTCGTGGGCTATATATATATGAGAAAAAAATAATATCCAATGTAAGAAAAAGTTATGGAGCAATTATAATTAAAAACAACCAAATAATATTAAATCCCGAGATAAATGAAATAAAAACTTCTGACTATGGTTTTAGTGGTTTCTTTCCCTTAATTCAAAACGGAAAGTATACTAAAAACTTTAAAGAAAATAAACATCCAAGAACAATAATAGGAACTGACCAAGGAAACACACACTTATATCTCATAACAATCGAAGGAAGAGGTATTAATAAAAGCAAAGGAATTTCTTTAAACGATGCAATAGAATTATCCTTAAAGTATGGAATTATTAATTCTATTAACCTAGACGGAGGTGGGTCAAGCACCCTAGTTGTAAAATTAAATAATATACCTCATAAACTTAATGCTACATCTAATCTCTTTGGGCAGGAAAGAATAATTCCATTCCACCTAGGAATAAAACTGCCTAATTAA
- a CDS encoding ATP-dependent RNA helicase translates to MNDFELPIYKYKDELILLLKSNNVLIVESPTGSGKTTQIPRIIYEAGFAKLGKIGVTQPRRIATVSIAEYIAKHIGVNLGEEVGYKIRFQEIISSKTKIKLMTDGVLLQELKKDTLLYEYDVIIIDEAHERSLNIDFILGLIKDILKKRDDFKVIISSATINTQIFSKYFNNAPILNIETITYPVQIIYNPPLINTPKGMILKIKEIISSIIKSKQEGDILIFLSGEKEIKETIKEINNLNLRKDLIILPLYSRMAKEAQEQIFMPTPKNKRKIIVSTNIAETSITIENIKIVIDSGKVKTNRFQMKTHTYSLQEVPISKASATQRAGRAGRLSKGTCYRLYRRDEYQLREDYQKEEIYRTDLSEVILRMADIGIKNFTKFDFISKPSIKSIQTASEILKSLDAINDKNELTEIGKYMIIFPLIPIHSRALVEAMINYQQAIYPTTIGLSFLSTSGVFLLPQNEEIEARQAHLKYKNPLGDLMGFIKIFEDYKKALNKEEFAKENYLDLQGLEEIINIQKQLENIVSRLNIPVINKPEIDKEGYLKSIMRGMRDYICFKTSKNKYKTIKAQNIVIHPGSLINIDSVKYFVAGEIIETTKIYARSIGVLKKEWINEIEFEENKIKKHIKENKILNKDNKSTFKKTKKPLLENEITIGEKKFNFKNENNIQFIDLTLTEAKKLILKRLTSKENQATKKINVKLIHKDLVIFKSKKLIEIIRIVSNMGLDWTLIEKYENNNININEVNKVKNILECTMNFVQHPNKKSVLFLSLKSDYSDNFWLKPQKSFIIAIEESMNSIKSLIDNQKYINKLSAIKPTINKVYKKLNIFF, encoded by the coding sequence ATGAACGATTTCGAGCTTCCTATTTATAAATACAAAGATGAACTAATTCTACTATTAAAGTCAAATAATGTTTTAATAGTAGAAAGTCCAACAGGAAGTGGGAAAACCACACAAATACCAAGAATAATATATGAAGCAGGCTTTGCAAAGCTTGGTAAAATTGGGGTAACACAACCAAGAAGAATAGCCACTGTATCAATAGCAGAATACATTGCCAAACACATTGGAGTAAATCTTGGAGAGGAAGTAGGCTATAAAATAAGATTTCAAGAGATCATAAGCTCTAAAACCAAAATTAAATTAATGACTGATGGTGTACTCTTACAAGAACTCAAAAAAGACACACTTCTTTATGAATATGATGTAATTATAATAGATGAGGCACATGAAAGAAGTTTAAACATAGATTTTATACTAGGCCTTATTAAGGATATTTTAAAAAAAAGAGATGATTTTAAAGTTATAATTTCATCTGCAACAATAAATACACAAATATTTTCAAAATATTTTAACAACGCACCAATACTTAATATAGAAACAATCACTTACCCTGTACAAATAATATATAATCCTCCCTTAATTAATACACCAAAGGGCATGATACTCAAAATAAAAGAAATAATTAGTAGCATAATTAAAAGTAAACAAGAAGGTGATATCCTTATATTCCTATCTGGAGAAAAGGAAATAAAAGAAACAATAAAAGAAATTAATAATTTAAATTTAAGGAAAGATTTAATTATTTTGCCTCTATATAGTCGAATGGCAAAAGAAGCACAAGAACAAATATTTATGCCAACACCTAAGAATAAAAGAAAAATAATAGTATCAACAAACATTGCAGAAACTTCAATTACAATTGAAAACATTAAAATAGTAATTGATAGCGGAAAAGTAAAAACAAATAGATTCCAGATGAAAACGCATACTTACTCATTGCAAGAGGTGCCAATCTCAAAAGCATCTGCAACTCAGAGAGCAGGAAGAGCAGGAAGACTTTCAAAGGGCACATGTTACAGATTATATAGAAGAGATGAATATCAACTAAGAGAGGATTATCAAAAAGAAGAAATATACAGGACAGATCTATCTGAAGTAATATTAAGAATGGCAGATATTGGAATTAAAAATTTCACAAAGTTTGACTTTATCTCAAAGCCTTCCATTAAATCTATTCAAACAGCAAGTGAAATACTAAAGTCTTTAGATGCAATAAATGACAAAAACGAACTTACAGAAATTGGGAAATACATGATCATATTTCCTTTAATACCAATACACTCAAGGGCTTTGGTTGAAGCAATGATTAACTACCAACAGGCAATATACCCAACTACAATTGGACTGTCTTTCCTCTCTACGAGTGGAGTTTTTTTGCTACCTCAAAACGAAGAAATAGAAGCTAGACAAGCTCATTTAAAATATAAAAACCCATTAGGAGATTTAATGGGTTTTATTAAAATATTTGAAGACTACAAAAAAGCTTTAAACAAAGAAGAATTTGCTAAAGAAAATTATTTAGACTTACAAGGACTTGAAGAGATTATTAATATACAAAAACAACTTGAAAATATTGTAAGTAGACTCAACATTCCAGTAATAAATAAACCTGAAATTGATAAGGAAGGTTATTTAAAATCTATAATGAGAGGCATGAGAGACTACATTTGCTTTAAAACTTCAAAAAATAAATATAAAACCATAAAAGCACAAAATATAGTAATACACCCTGGATCACTTATTAATATAGATTCTGTGAAATATTTTGTTGCAGGTGAAATAATAGAGACAACTAAAATATATGCCAGGTCAATTGGAGTACTCAAAAAAGAATGGATCAATGAAATTGAATTTGAAGAAAATAAAATAAAAAAACATATAAAAGAAAATAAAATTTTAAATAAAGATAACAAATCTACATTTAAAAAAACAAAAAAACCTTTACTAGAAAATGAAATCACTATTGGTGAAAAGAAATTCAATTTTAAAAATGAAAACAACATTCAATTTATAGATCTTACCTTAACAGAAGCTAAAAAATTAATTTTAAAGAGATTAACAAGTAAAGAAAATCAAGCAACTAAAAAAATTAACGTAAAATTAATACATAAAGATTTAGTAATATTTAAAAGTAAAAAATTAATAGAAATAATACGAATAGTATCTAATATGGGACTAGATTGGACACTTATAGAAAAGTATGAAAACAATAATATCAATATTAATGAAGTTAATAAGGTTAAAAACATCTTAGAATGCACTATGAATTTCGTCCAACATCCAAATAAAAAATCTGTACTCTTTTTATCGCTCAAAAGTGATTATTCTGATAACTTTTGGTTGAAACCTCAAAAGAGCTTTATAATAGCAATCGAAGAATCAATGAACAGCATAAAAAGTCTAATTGACAACCAAAAATATATTAATAAACTTTCTGCAATAAAACCCACAATAAATAAAGTTTATAAAAAATTAAACATTTTCTTCTAA